From a region of the Lactuca sativa cultivar Salinas chromosome 4, Lsat_Salinas_v11, whole genome shotgun sequence genome:
- the LOC111879680 gene encoding uncharacterized protein LOC111879680, producing the protein MDQIESNPGVPIRAIQEELQRKYEVSISGDKVFKAKSLATKMVVGDCTKQYAVLRDYVLELQATNVDTTVKIQVESKTNCNNSTRQFKRMYVCLGALKKGFKIEMRDFFGFGCNGIYPLAYAIVESENTDSWKWFWECLGDDLDMHANSNFAFISDRQKGLIPAIAHIFPCAEHRYCLRHIYENMRKVWRSTEYKEHLWNCAKATTIPEFETLMREFISYDVEAYAWFMKIPPHHWARSHFSGRVINKCTGPLTPTGERLLQANISSALQYTARWNGVSKYQVKGPWHDQHVVDMGQMTCSYRKWELTGMPCKHAIATINEMADCNTLFWIIL; encoded by the exons ATGGATCAGATTGAATCAAATCCTGGAGTGCCAATTCGTGCAATTCAAGAGGAGCTACAGAGGAAGTATGAGGTTAGTATTTCGGGTGACAAAGTTTTTAAGGCTAAATCTCTCGCAACAAAAATGGTGGTCGGAGACTGTACTAAACAGTATGCAGTTTTAAGAGATTATGTGTTAGAGTTACAAGCAACAAATGTGGATACGACTGTAAAAATTCAAGTGGAGTCTAAGACTAACTGTAACAACTCAACCAGGCAATTCAAAAGGATGTATGTGTGCTTAGGAGCTTTAAAGAAAGGGTTTAAGATTGAGATGAGGGATTTTTTTGGGTTTGGATG CAATGGAATCTATCCCCTAGCATATGCAATTGTGGAGAGTGAGAACACCGATAGCTGGAAATGGTTTTGGGAATGTCTTGGAGATGACTTGGACATGCATGCTAACTCAAACTTCGCATTTATCAGTGACAGACAGAAG GGTCTCATACCTGCTATTGCACACATATTTCCTTGTGCTGAACATAGATATTGTCTAAGGCATATCTATGAGAATATGAGAAAAGTATGGAGGAGTACGGAGTACAAGGAGCATTTGTGGAATTGTGCTAAAGCCACAACCATCCCGGAGTTTGAAACACTGATGAGAGAGTTCATATCCTATGACGTGGAAGCATATGCATGGTTTATGAAAATCCCTCCCCATCATTGGGCTAGAAGCCATTTCTCAG GCAGG GTGATAAACAAGTGCACAGGTCCACTAACACCTACTGGTGAAAGGTTGTTACAGGCAAACATATCAAGTGCTTTACAATACACTGCAAGATGGAATGGAGTGAGTAAATACCAGGTTAAAGGGCCATGGCATGATCAACATGTTGTGGACATGGGGCAGATGACTTGCAGCTATAGGAAATGGGAGTTGACAGGCATGCCTTGCAAGCATGCAATTGCAACAATCAATGAAATGGCAGactgtaacaccctgttctggaTTATTTTGTGA